The following are encoded in a window of Lagenorhynchus albirostris chromosome 3, mLagAlb1.1, whole genome shotgun sequence genomic DNA:
- the LOC132518339 gene encoding LOW QUALITY PROTEIN: mitochondrial import inner membrane translocase subunit Tim17-A-like (The sequence of the model RefSeq protein was modified relative to this genomic sequence to represent the inferred CDS: substituted 1 base at 1 genomic stop codon), which yields MYDHVTDQAVKTVESHPNIQLEFTFYHLPRQYVSVDGLGMLPHLVEGVGMALPLSRPQFLQGSFPCQTGCETSEQAEFCDRFTLVEQRSEHRCRSWTQGSIRKKDCCPGGFFENGVTSVSLPRTFLPFALKVPHWLVALGSWEIRCRLVCEPRPWRLVDVCGGAFTMRTVGGGIFQTLRGFRSSRVGGNHKLGGSLTDLKARAPQLGGSFAVWGVQFSMTDRSVVQVRGKEDPWNSITSGAXKGAILASRNGPVVMVGSAVMAGVFRALIEGAGILLAGLAFTQFPNSPPFAEDFSQLPSTQLPYSPFRDYRRNQ from the exons ATGTATGATCATGTCACTGACCAAGCGGTGAAGACTGTAGAAAGTCATCCAAACATCCAGTTGGAGTTTACTTTTTACCATCTCCCCAGGCAGTATGTCTCAGTGGATGGGCTGGGCATGCTGCCACACCTGgtggaaggggtggggatggCGTTGcctctctctaggcctcagttccTGCAGGGGTCCTTCCCCTGCCAGACTGGGTGTG aaaccAGTGAACAGGCAGAGTTTTGTGACCGGTTTACACTTGTGGAACAGAGATCTGAGCACAGATGTAGGAGCTGGACACAAGGGAGTATCAGGAA GAAAGACTGCTGTCCAGGTGGTTTCTTTGAGAACGGAGTGACCAGTGTCAGTCTGCCCAGAACTTTCCTGCCTTTTGCACTGAAAGTCCCGCACTGGTTGGTCGCCCTGGGGTCCTGGGAAATTCGATGCAGGCTG GTGTGCGAGCCCCGCCCCTGGCGCCTCGTGGATGTCTGTGGTGGCGCCTTTACCATGCGCACCGTAGGTGGTGGTATCTTTCAAACCCTCAGAGGTTTTCGCAGTTCTCGGGTGGGAGGAAACCACAAACTAGGAGGGAGTTTGACAGATCTTAAAGCCAGGGCTCCGCAGTTGGGAGGTAGCTTTGCAGTCTGGGGAGTTCAGTTTTCCATGACTGACCGCAGTGTGGTTCAAGTCAGAGGGAAAGAAGATCCCTGGAATTCCATCACAAGTGGTGCCTGAAAAGGAGCCATTCTGGCATCAAGAAACGGACCAGTGGTTATGGTTGGGTCAGCCGTGATGGCTGGCGTTTTCCGAGCTCTAATTGAAGGAGCTGGTATCTTGTTGGCAGGACTTGCCTTCACACAATTCCCCAACAGTCCTCCGTTTGCTGAAGACTTCTCCCAGTTGCCTTCAACCCAGTTACCATACTCACCTTTCAGAGACTACAGACGAAACCAATAG